One window from the genome of Glycine soja cultivar W05 chromosome 12, ASM419377v2, whole genome shotgun sequence encodes:
- the LOC114379836 gene encoding 18.5 kDa class I heat shock protein-like — protein sequence MSIVPINQGHSQDSWDQFIDFPLPPSISSFFPGFEFGFGSSVVNTRVDWRETPRAHVWKVVLPGFTNEDVLVELQDQRVLQVSVESGNFLTRFKIPDNGNLEQLKTNMRHGILLVTVPKFHQPTSNRNVRVVEIEGTD from the coding sequence ATGTCAATTGTTCCAATCAACCAAGGTCACTCCCAGGACTCTTGGGATCAATTCATCGATTTTCCTCTCCCTCCTTCCATCTCCAGCTTCTTCCCCGGCTTCGAATTCGGATTCGGCTCATCGGTGGTTAACACACGTGTGGACTGGAGGGAGACTCCCAGAGCCCACGTGTGGAAGGTCGTGCTTCCTGGCTTCACAAACGAGGACGTGCTGGTTGAGCTACAAGACCAGAGGGTGCTCCAGGTCAGCGTGGAGAGTGGCAACTTCCTGACGAGGTTTAAGATCCCCGACAACGGTAACCTCGAACAACTCAAAACCAACATGCGTCACGGGATTCTCCTTGTCACTGTTCCCAAGTTTCATCAACCCACTTCTAATAGGAATGTCAGGGTCGTTGAGATTGAAGGCACCGACTGA